The following nucleotide sequence is from Bacteroidota bacterium.
ACAAGCGCCAGTCTACAAGATATCTTATTCAGATCAACTGGGAATTTACCTTTATGGAATTTCGAAATACAGCAATTTCGAACTTCGCGAAGCGGGACAACCAAACGACTCTATAATTAAATACAGACCGAACAGCAATTTTAACCTGGGGGCCGGGTTTAGTTACAAATGGATGGGATTTAGTCTGGCCTTTAACCTGGGCTTTATTAATAATGATAATAGTTTAAAAGGTAAAACATCGAGTTTGGACCTACAGCTCGACATTTTTACGCGGCGCTTTTTAATGAATGCCAATTTGCAGGCTTATAAGGGTTTTTATTGGTACAACCCGGAAGTATTTTATCCCGAATGGAATAAGCAGGATTCGCTGCTGGTAAGGCCTGATATCACAACTTTATCTTTAGGGTTCAATGGCATTTATGTGTTTAAGCACGATAAATTTTCTATACGAGCCCCCTATCAATTCACCGAACGACAGCTTAAGAGCTGCGGTAGCTGGCTTGCCGGATGGCGCTTTTCGGTTTACAGCATGGTGGCAGATTCTTCCATCGTTCCGGAGCCGCTTTATGGATTTTATCCCAATTTATCGAAAATGGGTGGTCTTGGCTCGCTAAGTATGGGTGGGTCGTTTGGCTACACCCATACTTTTGTGTGGGGCAACTATTTTTTTGTAAATGGTTTACTGATGATTGGGTTGAATTTACAAAGTCTGGCTGCCTATGATCTGGACGACGAGCCTCTAGGCAGTGCGTCCTCAGTTTCGAGCCATGCTACTTTTCGCTTTTCATTGGGTGTGAATAAGCCTGGTAGTTACTATGGCTTAAGTTTCTTTTCCGATTCTTTTCTGCTGAAAAACCCAAACGAAACAGAGTTAACTTATTCTTTTGGCAAATTCAGAATTTATTATGGTTTGCGTTTCGATATAGAGAAGACCTAAAACAAGAAAGCCTGCATTGGGTCGAATGCAAGCTTTCTGCTAATATGGGTCAAATCGTTAGGGCTAACGGAACTAAAGTACTAAGAATACTTAAAATTCCAAGCTATTTCATAAAAAAATTTAAAATACTTGGGAAACGATTCTTTTAAAAGTGATCCATTATTCAGATTTACAGAGAATTAACTGTGCTTCTGATTTTTGTCAACTTTTGCAATAAGTCTTCTAAAAGGTCGAGCCGGAGCATGTTTGCACCATCTGATTTCGCCAAACCCGGATTTGGATGCGTTTCGATAAAGAGCCCGTCGACTCCAACTGCAATTCCTGCTTTGGCAATGGTCTCAATCATGTCTGGCCTTCCGCCCGATACACCCGATTCCTGATTGGGTTGCTGGAGCGAATGGGTAATGTCGAGAATGACAGGGAACCCGAATTGTTTCATTTCGGGTATACCTCGGTAATCTACAATCAGATCACCATATCCAAACATGGTACCGCGGTCGGTAAGCATTACCTGCGAATTGTTCGAATCAACTACTTTTTGTGCCACATGCTTCATGGACGAAGGTGCCAAAAACTGACCTTTTTTTATGTTTACAATTTTGCCTGTTTGCGCGGCTGCTATCAACAAGTCGGTTTGGCGGCACAAAAAGGCCGGAATCTGCAATACATCAGCCACCGTGGCTGCCAGGGCAGCTTCTTCGGCGGAATGAATGTCGGTCACGATGGGGAGCTGGTATTTTTCTTTTACCTCTTTTAAAATCTGAAGGGCCTTTTCGTCACCAATACCTGAAAAAGAATCGATTTTCGATCGGTTTGCCTTACGGTACGAAGCTTTAAATACATAAGGAATGTGGAGGCGTGTTGTAATTTCTTTAACCCTTTCGGCTACTTCAAAGCAGAGGTCTTTACTTTCAACTACACAAGGGCCGGCCAACAGGAAAAAATTCTCTGATTGTTGAAGCCGGGAATAAATGTTTTCTTGTATCATACATTTTCTTTACGAGCTGCTAAAGTTAATGAAATTGATTGGAAAGCATTTCATCAAATTGTAAAGAGGTAAATGGCAATGCAAAGCCACAAAATAGATGATTTCAATTGATTCAATGAATCTCCGATTTGTTTACGGAGTCCTTTCCCAAAAAAAAGAGGATTGTGATGGAAAAATAAACTATTAGTCTTAACTTGAAGATAGGAATTCATTTGAAGGAATTTCTTCACAAGAAGTATCTAATTAAATTGAAATAGAAGTGCTTTCAATTATTGCATTAAAAAAATCAAATTATGAGAACTTCCAAAATTTTCCTTGTGGCGTTGCTTGCTCTCCTCTTTTTGCCTCTTGCCGGCCAGACAGAAGAAGAAGGTACTGCTTCGGCTTTTTCGGCCGACCTGGGTGCTGACCTTGTGAGTAGTTATGTGTGGAGGGGCCTGGCATTGGACAATGCCGCCAACATACAAGGTTCTGGCGAAATTGGACTGGGTGGTTTCTTCGCCGGGGCATGGGCTTCGGTGAATTTTACAGGTACTTACCAGGAGACTGACCTTTATGCCGGCTATGGCATAGGAAATTTCACTTTGTCTGTCACCGATTATTTTATTGGCTGGGAGGACTATTTTAATTTCATACACGACCAGACCGGGCATGTGGGTGAGCTGATTGCAAGTTATACTATCAGCGAAAATATTCCGCTTACTTTTACGCTGGGTACCTTGTTTTATGGTGCCGACAAGAAACTCGATACAGATACTACCTTTTCAAGCCAAAACAACTATTCTACTTACCTCGAAATGATGTACCCTTTTTCTGTGGGCGAGACTGAGCTTAGCCTGGTTGCTGGCGGAGTGCTTCAGGAAAGCGCTTTTTACATGACCGAAGGGGCTGCCCTTATTAACCTGGGAATAGCAGTTTCCAAAGAAATTAAATTTACTGAGCTTTTTAGCCTGCCTATATCTTTTGCACTCACCGTGAATCCTGAACTGGAAAATGTTTACACTGTGTTTAAAATAAGTTTTTAAATTTTTTAAAATGAAAACATCATCAATCAGTACCCGTTTGTCGGTAATTCTTGGCTTAGTTATTTTATTGGCCATTTCAGTGCTTACGCTGGTGAATACCATCAATGCCTCGCGCCTTGCCAGGAAGAATGCTCAAAACGAAATGAATGCCATACTTCAAAGTACCAGCCAGGCCATTGAGTCGCAGATAAACATTACCTTGTCGGAGCTTGATATGCATTGGAAGGATTTACTGGTGCTTTCGGAGAAACCCAGCTTTGTGCGTACCGATCTGCAGGATGTCTACCGGAACATGATGCAAGAAGATCCGAATATGATTGGGTATACAGTATCGGTGGAGCCGGGTAAATTCGACGGAA
It contains:
- the kdsA gene encoding 3-deoxy-8-phosphooctulonate synthase, with protein sequence MIQENIYSRLQQSENFFLLAGPCVVESKDLCFEVAERVKEITTRLHIPYVFKASYRKANRSKIDSFSGIGDEKALQILKEVKEKYQLPIVTDIHSAEEAALAATVADVLQIPAFLCRQTDLLIAAAQTGKIVNIKKGQFLAPSSMKHVAQKVVDSNNSQVMLTDRGTMFGYGDLIVDYRGIPEMKQFGFPVILDITHSLQQPNQESGVSGGRPDMIETIAKAGIAVGVDGLFIETHPNPGLAKSDGANMLRLDLLEDLLQKLTKIRSTVNSL
- a CDS encoding DUF4421 family protein, whose translation is MKPFSQQRIVWLAASFCVLSLPLFSNDTIPAREKDSVLAVQAPVYKISYSDQLGIYLYGISKYSNFELREAGQPNDSIIKYRPNSNFNLGAGFSYKWMGFSLAFNLGFINNDNSLKGKTSSLDLQLDIFTRRFLMNANLQAYKGFYWYNPEVFYPEWNKQDSLLVRPDITTLSLGFNGIYVFKHDKFSIRAPYQFTERQLKSCGSWLAGWRFSVYSMVADSSIVPEPLYGFYPNLSKMGGLGSLSMGGSFGYTHTFVWGNYFFVNGLLMIGLNLQSLAAYDLDDEPLGSASSVSSHATFRFSLGVNKPGSYYGLSFFSDSFLLKNPNETELTYSFGKFRIYYGLRFDIEKT